One region of Carcharodon carcharias isolate sCarCar2 chromosome 21, sCarCar2.pri, whole genome shotgun sequence genomic DNA includes:
- the mrps35 gene encoding 28S ribosomal protein S35, mitochondrial isoform X2, protein MATLAVIRCSLRSLAARSRVDCNFRGAALYSTPSSLNSAPPTEAVTRGNRASPRAKQRREPVPPRTEKMEVDQNWCNVYPTASAFKPSVVPLPIRMGYPIERGVPPDKIGNLELIKISNFLHLTPPAIKRHCTALKEFCTEWPAALDSDEKCEQHFPIKIETTDYVAAGPSLRNPKARMVTLTVQESQRICFLPGAKYRTFQNSWEERRRIQLLCSITESTTEKLGKRPCSREYQRLEIKFKGRILLVIISYPNYHRVKTVKKVNLWPKECCGKEGFNFTGRYSITWTGRSCTVGIDCNCAWTNVLA, encoded by the exons ATGGCGACTTTGGCGGTGATCCGATGTAGTTTGAGATCATTAGCGGCGAGGAGCAGGGTGGATTGTAACTTTAGAGGCGCTGCTTTATATTCTACGCCATCTTCGCTAAACTCTGCTCCACCGACCGAAG CTGTAACAAGAGGCAATAGAGCATCTCCAAGAGCAAAACAAAGGAGAGAG CCTGTACCTCCAAGGACTGAAAAGATGGAAGTGGACCAGAACTGGTGCAATGTGTACCCAACCGCTTCAGCATTTAAACCTTCTGTTGTACCTCTTCCTATTCGCATGGGCTATCCAATAGAAAGAGGAGTCCCACCAGACAAGATAGGAAACCTAGAGCTAATTAAG atttcaaatTTCTTGCATCTCACTCCGCCTGCAATAAAAAGACATTGCACAGCTTTAAAAG AGTTCTGCACTGAGTGGCCAGCAGCACTCGATAGTGATGAAAAGTGTGAGCAGCACTTCCCAATCAAAATTGAGACAACTGATTATGTTGCAGCAGGACCCTCTCTCCGCAATCCCAAGGCCAGAATGGTCACCTTGACA GTTCAAGAGTCCCAAAGGATATGTTTCCTGCCTGGTGCCAAGTACAGGACGTTTCAAAACAGCTGGGAAGAGAgaaggaggatccagttgttatgCTCTATAACCGAATCAACAACAGAAAAATTAGGGAAGAGACCCTGCTCAAGGGAGTATCAGCGATTAGAAATTAAATTTAAAGGCAGGATTCTGTTGGTTATAATCTCTTACCCAAATTATCATCGGGTCAAAACAGTTAAAAAAGTCAACCTGTGGCCAAAGGAATGTTGTGGGAAAGAGGGTTTCAATTTCACAGGACGCTATAGTATTACTTGGACAGGAAGGAGCTGTACAGTTGGGATTGACTGCAACTGTGCTTGGACCAATGTGCTAGCATGA